A genomic region of Trichothermofontia sichuanensis B231 contains the following coding sequences:
- a CDS encoding acylphosphatase, translating to MAALSSSPSPPDRATSPQEHGPDTSTRVCAHVWISGQVQGVFYRGATQAQAQQRGVNGWVRNLADGRVEACFEGSPAQVAAMIDWCHQGPPAAIVSHVQVQYETPTAIQGFEVRR from the coding sequence ATGGCTGCCCTATCTTCCTCGCCCTCGCCTCCTGATCGCGCCACGTCTCCTCAGGAGCATGGCCCGGACACGTCTACCCGTGTCTGTGCCCATGTCTGGATTTCGGGTCAGGTGCAGGGGGTGTTCTATCGTGGTGCCACCCAGGCTCAAGCGCAGCAGCGGGGGGTGAATGGTTGGGTGCGTAATCTCGCGGATGGTCGCGTGGAAGCCTGCTTCGAGGGAAGTCCGGCCCAGGTGGCTGCCATGATTGATTGGTGTCATCAGGGCCCCCCTGCTGCGATCGTTAGCCACGTACAGGTGCAATATGAAACGCCCACGGCCATCCAGGGCTTCGAGGTGCGCCGTTAG